The Chlorocebus sabaeus isolate Y175 chromosome 16, mChlSab1.0.hap1, whole genome shotgun sequence genome window below encodes:
- the MFAP4 gene encoding microfibril-associated glycoprotein 4 produces the protein MKALLALPLLLLLSTPPCAPQVSGIRGDALERFCLQQPLDCDDIYAQGYQSDGVYLIYPLGPSVPVPVFCDMTTEGGKWTVFQKRFNGSVSFFRGWNDYKLGFGRADGEYWLGLQNMHLLTLKQKYELRVDLEDFENNTAYAKYADFSIAPNAVSAEEDGYTLYVAGFEDGGAGDSLSYHSGQKFSTFDRDQDLFVQNCAALSSGAFWFRSCHFANLNGFYLGGSHLSYANGINWAQWKGFYYSLKRTEMKIRRA, from the exons ATGAAG GCCCTCCTGGccctgccgctgctgctgcttctctccaCGCCCCCGTGTGCCCCCCAGGTCTCCGGGATCCGAGGAGATG ctctggAGAGGTTTTGCCTTCAGCAACCCCTGGACTGTGATGACATCTATGCCCAGGGCTACCAGTCAGACGGCGTGTACCTCATCTACCCCTTGGGCCCCAGTGTGCCTGTGCCCGTCTTCTGTGACATGACCACCGAGGGCGGGAAGTGGACG GTTTTCCAGAAGAGATTCAATGGCTCAGTGAGTTTCTTCCGGGGCTGGAATGACTACAAGCTGGGATTTGGCCGTGCCGATGGAGAGTACTGGCTGG ggcTGCAGAACATGCACCTCCTGACGCTGAAGCAGAAGTACGAGCTGCGAGTGGACTTGGAGGACTTTGAGAACAACACGGCCTACGCCAAGTACGCTGACTTCTCCATCGCCCCGAACGCGGTCAGTGCAGAGGAGGACGGCTACACCCTCTATGTGGCAGGCTTCGAGGACGGCGGGGCAG GTGACTCCCTGTCCTATCACAGTGGCCAGAAGTTCTCTACCTTTGACCGGGACCAGGACCTCTTTGTGCAGAACTGCGCGGCTCTCTCCTCAGGAGCCTTCTGGTTCCGCAGCTGCCACTTTGCCAACCTCAATGGCTTCTACCTAGGTGGCTCCCACCTCTCCTATGCCAATGGCATCAACTGGGCCCAGTGGAAGGGCTTCTACTACTCCCTCAAGCGCACTGAGATGAAAATCCGCCGGGCCTGA